The nucleotide window CGCGGCGGCGTCAATTGGTGGCGGTCGGAGCGCCCGGCTCGTCCTCGGTGCCCTCGGACAGGGTGTCGTGCACCCCGTCGGCGTACCCCCGGGCGTAGTCCCAGGTCACGTAGTGGTCCGGGTCGGGGTCGTAGGCGGGCTCGTGCACGCGGGGGCGACCGGAGTTGAGCAGGTGCCGCAGGTTGCCGCGGAGCAGGTCCCAGTCGAAGTAGTGCGGCTCGCGGCAGTCCTCGCATTCGATCACCAGCCCGCGGACCCCGATCGGGGCCAGCAGAGCCTGGTAGATCTCCAGGTCGGCGAGGTCTTCCAGCACGTCCTGCCGTTCGACGTCGGTCAGCGGATCCGGCGTCGCGTCATCGCCCGGGTCATCCAGACCCGCGGTCGGATCGGCCGGGTCGCCATTGAACGGGTCGATGGGCTCGTCGTGCACCCCCTCACCGTAGACCCAACGCGGCGGGAACGTCCGCCCCCCGGCCTCGGCGCCCGCCCGGCCTGCCACGGACGGGTCGCCCAGCTCACTGGGTACGATGAGGCGATGTGCCGGCACCGTGGCGCGCTCCGGTGCCCGCCCGCGCCACCTCGCTGAAGCCCATTCGAGCAGCTCAGGGGAGCAATCGTGGAAAATTCGCCCAGCACCGATCTTCCGGCTGGCGTCGAGCACGCCGATCTGGGCGGCCACCTGCCCGAGCTGCCGGCCGGCTCCGCCCGGGTGGTTCCGCTCGGCCTCACTTTCGACGACGTGCTGCTTCAGCCGGGCGAGTCGGACGTGGTGCCCAGCCGGGTCAACACCCGGACGAAGCTCACCCGCAACATCGAGTTGTCCATTCCGCTGCTGTCCAGCGCGATGGACACGGTGACCGAGGCCCGGATGGCGATAGCCATGGCCCGCCAGGGTGGCATCGGCGTGTTGCACCGCAACCTCTCCCTGGAGGACCAGGCGCTCCAGGTCGACCTGGTCAAGCGTTCCGAGTCCGGCATGATCACCAACCCGGTGACGGCCAGCCCGGACGACACGCTGCGCGAGGTCGACGAGCTGTGCGGGCGTTACCGCATCTCCGGGGTTCCGGTGGTGGACGGCGACGGCCAGTTGGTCGGCATCGTCACCAACCGGGACATGCGTTTCGTCTCCGAGCCGAACACTCCGGTCCGCGAGATCATGACCCACACCCCGCTGGTCACCGCCCGGGTCGGGGTGAGCAAGGACGACGCCCTGGCGCTGTTGCGTCAGCACAAGGTCGAGAAGCTGCCGATCGTCGACGACTCGGGCCGGCTGCGTGGCCTGATCACGGTCAAGGACTTCACCAAGAGCGAGCAGTACCCGGACGCCAGCAAGGACGACGCCGGTCGCCTGCGGGTCGCCGCCGCGATCGGTGTGGGTGAGGACGCCTACAAGCGGGCCCGTGCCCTTGTCGACGCGGGCGTCGACGTGTTGATCGTGGACACCGCGCACGGTCACCAGCGGGCCGTGCTGGACATGGTCCGCCGGCTCAAGGCCGACGTGACGGTCGACATCATGGGCGGCAACGTGGCCACGTACGCCGGCGCGAAGGCGCTTGTCGACGCC belongs to Micromonospora ureilytica and includes:
- the guaB gene encoding IMP dehydrogenase; translation: MENSPSTDLPAGVEHADLGGHLPELPAGSARVVPLGLTFDDVLLQPGESDVVPSRVNTRTKLTRNIELSIPLLSSAMDTVTEARMAIAMARQGGIGVLHRNLSLEDQALQVDLVKRSESGMITNPVTASPDDTLREVDELCGRYRISGVPVVDGDGQLVGIVTNRDMRFVSEPNTPVREIMTHTPLVTARVGVSKDDALALLRQHKVEKLPIVDDSGRLRGLITVKDFTKSEQYPDASKDDAGRLRVAAAIGVGEDAYKRARALVDAGVDVLIVDTAHGHQRAVLDMVRRLKADVTVDIMGGNVATYAGAKALVDAGADGVKVGVGPGAICTTRIVAGVGVPQVTAIMEAARAARPAGVPVIGDGGIQYSGDIAKALVAGADTVMLGSLLAGCEESPGELIFVNGKQFKTYRGMGSLGAMQSRGQAKSYSKDRYFQQDVLSDDKLVPEGVEGQVPYRGPLSRVAHQLVGGLRLAMGYAGAENIPDLHRRGQLIRITAAGLKESHPHDIQMTVEAPNYHTR
- a CDS encoding DUF5319 domain-containing protein; the protein is MHDEPIDPFNGDPADPTAGLDDPGDDATPDPLTDVERQDVLEDLADLEIYQALLAPIGVRGLVIECEDCREPHYFDWDLLRGNLRHLLNSGRPRVHEPAYDPDPDHYVTWDYARGYADGVHDTLSEGTEDEPGAPTATN